One Corvus moneduloides isolate bCorMon1 chromosome 21, bCorMon1.pri, whole genome shotgun sequence DNA window includes the following coding sequences:
- the QRFP gene encoding orexigenic neuropeptide QRFP has protein sequence MRAPYSLSCLFLLSLGACFPPGERWEPGDPGEGALLGPGWQTAAEGRGPGWRAGAKRRRSEELGALLSIAGELRGYGTAGAGQRPGRRGDPELLPVGGEKRSGTLGNLAEEINGYNRKKGGFTFRFGR, from the coding sequence ATGAGAGCACCCTACTCGCTgtcctgcctcttcctcctgagCCTGGGAGCCTGCTTCCCTCCCGGCGAGCGGTGGGAGCCGGGAGACCCCGGGGAAGGGGCTCTGCTCGGTCCCGGCTGGCAAACGGCGGCGGAGGGCCGGGGTCCCGGCTGGAGGGCAGGGGCAAAGCGGAGGCGAAGCGAGGAGCTGGGCGCGCTGCTGAGCATCGCCGGGGAGCTGCGGGGATACGGCACGGCAGGGGCCGGGCAGCGGCCGGGCAGGCGGGGGGACCCCGAGCTGCTGCCCGTCGGAGGGGAGAAGCGCAGCGGCACCCTGGGGAACCTGGCCGAGGAGATCAACGGctacaacaggaaaaaagggggCTTCACCTTCCGCTTCGGGAGATGA